One Klebsiella electrica genomic window, CGTAAAGCCATTTATGCCGCCATCCGCCCACCGGCACAAAGCCCCTTCGACACCATGAGCGAGGCGGAATTTACCGCCATGGGTGCCAGCGACAAGGCCTGGCGGGTGCATGAGCATTACGGTGAAGCGCTGGCCGTGGATGCCAACGGCCAGCTCCTGTCCCGCTATGAAAACGGCATCTGGAAAAATATCCCTGCCGCCACTTTTTCACGGAGTGTGGCTGATTTATTCCAGCGCGTACGCGCCCCGTTCTCGTCGGGGAGAATCACCTCTGTGGTGGAGACGCTGAAGCTGATTATTCCGCAGCAGGAGGCACCGGCACGCCGTCTGATTGGTTTTCGCAACGGGGTACTCGATACCCAAAGCGGCCTGTTCAGCCCGCACAGCAAATCGCACTGGCTGCGCACCCTGTGCGACGTGGATTTTACCCCGCCGGTGGAGGGCGAAACGCTGGAGACCCATGCGCCGAACTTCTGGCGCTGGCTCGACCGGGCGGCCAGCAGCAACCCGACAAAACGTAACGTGATTCTGGCCGCGCTGTTTATGGTGCTCGCGAACCGCTACGACTGGCAGCTCTTTCTCGAAGTGACCGGCCCCGGCGGCAGCGGGAAAAGTATTCTCGCCGAAATCGCCACGATGCTGGCCGGAGAGGATAACGCCACGTCGGCGGACATCGACACACTGGAAGACCCGCGCAAGCGTGCCTCCCTGATTGGCTTCTCGCTGATACGTCTGCCTGACCAGGAGAAATGGAGCGGTGACGGTGCCGGGCTCAAGGCCATCACCGGCGGCGATGCGGTCTCGGTTGACCCGAAATACCAGAACCCGTACTCAACACATATTCCGGCGGTGATTCTGGCCGTGAACAACAACCCGATGCGCTTTACCGACCGCAGCGGCGGCGTGTCACGTCGCCAGGTGATTATCCACTTTCCGGAGCAGATAGCCCCGGAGGAGCGCGACCCGCAGCTCAGGGATAAAATCGCCCGCGAGCTGGCCGTCATCGTGCGCCAGCTGATGCAGCAGTTCAGCGACCCGATGAGTGCCCGCGCCCTGCTCCAGTCGCAGCAGAACTCCGATGAGGCGCTCAGTATTAAACGCGACGCTGACCCGACCTTTGATTTTTGCGGCTATCTGGAAATGTTACCGCAAACCAACGGGATGTTTATAGGAAATGCCAGTATCATCCCGCGTAATTACCGTAAATATCTCTATCACGCGTATCTGGCCTATATGGAGGCCAACGGGTACAGAAATGTACTCAGCCTGAAAATGTTCGGACTGGGACTGCCCATGATGCTGAAAGAGTACGGGATGAATTATGAGAAGCGGCACACAAAGCAGGGGATACAAACCAACCTGTCGCTGAAAGAAGAAAGCTACGGCGACTGGCTGCCGAAGTGCGACGAACCCACCGCGACATAAGCTATCCGGACCGGCAACCGCCGGTCTTTTTGTATCTGCCCCTCCCTCAAGGGTGAACAATCCACTGTTCACCCTTCACCGTATGTTCACCCTGTATCACTATGAAAATATTAATAAAAAACCAAAGGTGAACAGTGTGAACAGTTAAACCCCAAAAAAAATTTTTACCCCCCCCCCTTCATCACCATCGTATTGCGGTGATGGTCGCCGGAAACAGGCCAGAAACGCGCTGAGGTGAAGAGTTGACTGTTCACTCTTCACCAACCGTTCACCACCTATCATTATGATATTAAAAAGAAAAATAAGGTGGTGAACAGTGTGAACAGTTAAAGGCAAAAAAACTTTTTCTTACTGGGAATTGAGCTCAAAAAAAGAACGCCATCGACGATGTGTATAGGGATGTGTATAGTTTTATTTATCGAACTTAAATTTTACTTATATATCAATGCGTTGATTTGATTAGTTGATTCCTATTATCGCACCATTTAAATCAAACAGTTAAAGAAACCACTCTCCTTAAACTCCTCTCTGGGGTTACGCCAGGGTTACTTTTTCCCCTGGGGTCAACGCACTTAAACTCAATGTTCTTATCGCTGAGATATGGTCCCCAAACGGTCATACACTGCTCAGGATATTCTCTGATGGGCAGAAGTCGACACTTCACAAGTTTTAAAACGAGCGTTCATAGCTTTACAGGCCTGTTGCCCATCTTTCAGAGACGATATGCGGCGAAAAACCGAGACTGCGCGTCGTTCCGATACTACGTAGAATGGATGGTGGCCTGTATATGTGCAGAAAACCCCGCCTGTTTTCAGAATATACAACCAGTTAAGAACGTAGTTATTAGTGATTACATCTGAATAATATTTTATGTCAGCGCCGTACTATCAAACGGTTAACCCAGTAGTTTCATTTCCAGCGCCCGACTCATTGCTTGAGTACGACTATTCACTCTGAGCTTCGCATAGATGTTTTTGATGTGCCATTTTACCGTCTCAACAGAAATATCGAGGGAGCGAGCGATTTCTTTGTTCATCTGCCCTTCGGCGATCAGGTGTAATACCTGAAGTTCTCGCTCACTGAGTTCGCCATTAATATCGAGACCTCCACGATTAAACGGTGTCCCTCCTCCCGGATCGCTCTTGTCTACCCAGTGGCCATGTCCTGTCCCCTCCTCTTTACAAACCGAAGAGGATTCGTTCATACAGGCAAGCAAAGGTTGTAATGCATCACCCGCCTCAAGAAAGATGCCCTTGAGATGCTGTTGCTCTGCTAGTTGCAGTACTGGCTGAAATGTAGTGCAAGCAGCCGCAGTTTTGCCACTGTTCCACAAGGCTAATGACCAGAGCGTACGTAGACGTGCTGCGCTTAACCCGTCACCCCGACTTTCCTGATCAGAGACCATTTCAGCCAGTAGAATGCCGGCTTGCGGCGCCTGGCCTCTGGCGAGAAGAAGGCGGCTGCGGCTAAGGGATGCATACCGAACGATGGCTCGTTGACATGGATGCCCGGCATCAATTCTGAAGTTGGCGACCATTTGTGCAAGTTGCCGTTGCAGTTGCTCTGCGCCGGTGAAATCTCCGCGCTGCAGCCGTACCCGCACTTGCTCTGCTAACAACATAGCCTGTAACCGTTGCCATCCGCGAGACACGGCAAGTCGCTGCGCATGCTCCAGCAATCGCTCTGCCTCATACGGCATATCGTCATCTAAGGCCTGACGCGCAAGATAGATATAGCAACGACTCAGCGCGTCGGGTGGACTGAATCGATCGATCAATTCGAGCCGATCGGCTAACAGATGATCGAGCGAGTCACGACTCTTGCATTCGTAAGCTATCTCCGCCAGCAGTGGCGCCAGTGTCGCTCCACTGGTCGACTGGGTACCGGTATAACATTCCGCCTGGCGCAATGTTTTCTCTGCATACCACCCGGCTTTTTCCAGATCCCCCTGACAAAGATGGCACTGGGCAATGATAAAAGCGCGGTAAACCGAGACAAACAGATTGTCTAAGGGACTTTCTGGAGAGGGCATATGCTGTTGAACCTCCAGAGCGTCGGTATAGCGCTGGTTAACAACATGGCAATAGCTGAGAATATTGCATATCAGACCATCAACCCAGGTATCCCCGCAGGGCACTTCGGCCAGCAATGGCTGAACAATAGCCAGACTCTCTGGGATGTTTTCCGCAAAGGCTTCGCAAATTGCGCGCACAACACGCAATTTGCACCAGGTGCTGCGGGTTAAATCATCACGGTGATTAACTACCATCTGATCCAGATTATCAAGCAACTGCCTTGATTCATCAAAGTGGAAATAATGCGCCAGTGCCCAGGCCAGATTAATTTGCAGGTCAATGCGCGAAGGATCCGTACTGGCAGGTAAATGATGCATCCAGGAAATCAGGGTATCTATATCCCCTTCTTCTGCCAGTGACTGAGCGCTTGCACCATCCTGCCCGGGGCTATGCACCGGCTTGCCTGCTCTGAGTGCATGGCGTACCGCCTCAGACCACAGTCTCTGTTCGACAAACCAATGACTGGCTAATTCATGTAACTGCTTGCGGTCAATATCGTTGCTCTGCTGCAACATAGTCCGAAGGTTTTCCTGCAACAGAGGATGGTAGCGAAACCAGTAGCCTTGTTCGTCAAGGGCTGACAAAAAAAGGTTGTGTCGCTCAATCCATGCCAGCATCGCTTTACTATCATCACGTCCTGTAACTGCATGACATAATTCGGCATTCAACCGGCTGAGGAATGACGTTTTCACCAGAAAATCGAGAACCTCTTCCGGCAGCGGATCCAGTACCACCTCTTTCAGGTAACGGGCAATGGACCGTGTTCCTCCATGAATATTGCGCAACAGATGCTCTGGATCATTCTGCAATTCTGCGGACAATGAAGCGATCTTCATGCCCGCGATCCAGCCCTCGGTCGCAGACTGTAGCCGCTGTGCATGCTGGCTGCTGAGTGGTACCGCAACCGTGCGGCTAAAATAGTTTTGAGTTTCTTCGAGCGTGAATTGCAGGTCTCGATCATAGATTTCCACCAGCTGGTCCTGTGCCTGCAGCTGGCCCAGAGAAAGACTCGGGTGGAAACGGCTGCCAATGATCAAATGCAAGGCGGCAGGCGCATGCCTGATTAAATAACCCAGGGCTTCATATACCCCACGATCATTAATCACATGAAAGTCGTCGATAATCAGGTACAAGTCGTGCGGGCAATAATGTAGCTGGTTAATTAGCCCGGCCAGCAGCTGCTCGGAGCTGGAGAGCTTCTGTTCTTCCATGTCGCGCCAGAAATCAACGTCCCAATCAGCATAAAGTGGACGCAATGCCTGCAGCAGATAAGGAATAAACTGCCATACGTCATCATCATCCTCATCGAGGCTAAGCCAGGCGATACGCTCCCCCTGGGCTACCATGTGCTGATGCCATTGCGCCAATAGCGTGGTTTTGCCAAATCCAGCGCCTGCACAAACGATACCCAGTCGGCACCGCTGAACTGGATTGAGAAGTTGAAGAAGTCGTGGACGCTCCAGCAATTGTATCGCGGAGCGAGGCGGGACGAATTTGGTCAGGATAAGCGGCAAGCCTCTCGTCATCCGCAATGGTCCGGAGACCAGCGATGGTGATTGGCGACCTTTTAAATCCGATGGCTTCATCCGCGGTTGTCTACTCGCTTTGTTTTTTTCAATTGTACGCCAGACCCCGGGATGACATGGGGCTACCAAACTTGATTGATACACAAAATTTATAAAGTTTGACCTCAAGCATGAAAACCCCCACCTACCCCCCCATGAAGGTGGCTTCGCACTCTCTCGAACCACTCGTAGATTCATTGCATTGGTGTGGCCAGGGGGCATCCCCCCTGTCTGTTGGCCCCGCCTGGGTGACCTTTATTGAGGAGAATTAAATGATGCTTAGCAAACAGGCTTTATTGCAGGCTTACCGTAAGATGCGGGAGATCAGGACATTTGAGGAGCGTTTGCATCAGGAAAATACCAGCGGCGATATCCCAGGTTTCATTCACCTTTATACCGGTGAGGAGGCCATCGCGGTGGGGGTCTGCGAAAATTTAACGAGCGCTGATTTCATTGGTTCAACACACCGTGGACATGGTCACTGTATCGCTAAAGGTTGCGACATTCACGGCATGATGGCCGAAATATTCGGTAAGGACAGCGGGTTATGTCGCGGTAAGGGTGGCTCTATGCACATTGCCGATCTGTCGAAAGGAATGCTGGGTGCGAACGCTATCGTTGGTGGAGCCCCTCCATTGGCCATCGGCGCAGCGCTGACGGCAAAAACGCTTAAAACCAACAACGTCGGAGTCTCTTTTACTGGCGATGGTGGTTCTAATCAGGGCCTGGTCTTTGAAGCCATCAATATGGCCGTCGTGCTCCAGCTTCCAGCCATCTTTATTTTCGAGAACAACGGTTATGGCGAAGGGACCGGTCATGACTACGCCGTTGGTGGGCGTGATATCGCCCGACGCGCCGCTGGCTTCGGCCTACCGGCAGTGACCGTTGATGGCACCGATTTCTTTGC contains:
- a CDS encoding primase-helicase zinc-binding domain-containing protein, encoding MKMNVTDTVKQACGHWPRILPALGMKVIKNRHQACPVCGGADRFRFDDKEGRGTWFCNQCGAGDGLKLVEKVFGISASEAAGKVNAVTGNLPPVAPEMVAAADAGTEADRKAAAALAVRLLEKTRPATGNAYLTRKGFPALECLTLTTSHKTGGVAYRAGDVVVPLYDESGTLVNLQFINAEGLKRTLKGGAVKGASHTIEGKKQAGKRLWIAEGYATALTVHHLTGETVMVALSSVNLLSLASLARQKHPACQIILAADRDLNGDGQNKATAAAQACEGVVALPPVFGDWNDAVMLKGEDTTRKAIYAAIRPPAQSPFDTMSEAEFTAMGASDKAWRVHEHYGEALAVDANGQLLSRYENGIWKNIPAATFSRSVADLFQRVRAPFSSGRITSVVETLKLIIPQQEAPARRLIGFRNGVLDTQSGLFSPHSKSHWLRTLCDVDFTPPVEGETLETHAPNFWRWLDRAASSNPTKRNVILAALFMVLANRYDWQLFLEVTGPGGSGKSILAEIATMLAGEDNATSADIDTLEDPRKRASLIGFSLIRLPDQEKWSGDGAGLKAITGGDAVSVDPKYQNPYSTHIPAVILAVNNNPMRFTDRSGGVSRRQVIIHFPEQIAPEERDPQLRDKIARELAVIVRQLMQQFSDPMSARALLQSQQNSDEALSIKRDADPTFDFCGYLEMLPQTNGMFIGNASIIPRNYRKYLYHAYLAYMEANGYRNVLSLKMFGLGLPMMLKEYGMNYEKRHTKQGIQTNLSLKEESYGDWLPKCDEPTAT
- a CDS encoding LuxR C-terminal-related transcriptional regulator, coding for MKPSDLKGRQSPSLVSGPLRMTRGLPLILTKFVPPRSAIQLLERPRLLQLLNPVQRCRLGIVCAGAGFGKTTLLAQWHQHMVAQGERIAWLSLDEDDDDVWQFIPYLLQALRPLYADWDVDFWRDMEEQKLSSSEQLLAGLINQLHYCPHDLYLIIDDFHVINDRGVYEALGYLIRHAPAALHLIIGSRFHPSLSLGQLQAQDQLVEIYDRDLQFTLEETQNYFSRTVAVPLSSQHAQRLQSATEGWIAGMKIASLSAELQNDPEHLLRNIHGGTRSIARYLKEVVLDPLPEEVLDFLVKTSFLSRLNAELCHAVTGRDDSKAMLAWIERHNLFLSALDEQGYWFRYHPLLQENLRTMLQQSNDIDRKQLHELASHWFVEQRLWSEAVRHALRAGKPVHSPGQDGASAQSLAEEGDIDTLISWMHHLPASTDPSRIDLQINLAWALAHYFHFDESRQLLDNLDQMVVNHRDDLTRSTWCKLRVVRAICEAFAENIPESLAIVQPLLAEVPCGDTWVDGLICNILSYCHVVNQRYTDALEVQQHMPSPESPLDNLFVSVYRAFIIAQCHLCQGDLEKAGWYAEKTLRQAECYTGTQSTSGATLAPLLAEIAYECKSRDSLDHLLADRLELIDRFSPPDALSRCYIYLARQALDDDMPYEAERLLEHAQRLAVSRGWQRLQAMLLAEQVRVRLQRGDFTGAEQLQRQLAQMVANFRIDAGHPCQRAIVRYASLSRSRLLLARGQAPQAGILLAEMVSDQESRGDGLSAARLRTLWSLALWNSGKTAAACTTFQPVLQLAEQQHLKGIFLEAGDALQPLLACMNESSSVCKEEGTGHGHWVDKSDPGGGTPFNRGGLDINGELSERELQVLHLIAEGQMNKEIARSLDISVETVKWHIKNIYAKLRVNSRTQAMSRALEMKLLG
- a CDS encoding thiamine pyrophosphate-dependent dehydrogenase E1 component subunit alpha — protein: MLSKQALLQAYRKMREIRTFEERLHQENTSGDIPGFIHLYTGEEAIAVGVCENLTSADFIGSTHRGHGHCIAKGCDIHGMMAEIFGKDSGLCRGKGGSMHIADLSKGMLGANAIVGGAPPLAIGAALTAKTLKTNNVGVSFTGDGGSNQGLVFEAINMAVVLQLPAIFIFENNGYGEGTGHDYAVGGRDIARRAAGFGLPAVTVDGTDFFAVYEATSEAVKRAREGGGPSVIEAKAYRWHGHFEGDPALYRAEGEVQRLREKHDPLKIFTSRVKQHITQEELTAIDEEVEALVNDAVLKARAAAYPAPEDLLTDVYVSY